One stretch of Ptiloglossa arizonensis isolate GNS036 chromosome 7, iyPtiAriz1_principal, whole genome shotgun sequence DNA includes these proteins:
- the Arms gene encoding ankyrin repeat-rich membrane spanning isoform X6, with protein MVSLCYRSLASYITDDNLAGLQNFFENKRVQVDDRDENGSTALILAATKGKIHFVRELINHGADINAEDGDNWTALLCAAKEGHTDVCLELLEHGAELEHRDMGGWTALMWATYKGRSPTVTMLLARGADVNAHGNFHISSLLWAAGRGYPDIVKDLIAHGAKVNVGDKYGTTALVWASRKGNVEIVDTLLKAGANVDTAGMYSWTALLVATLGNHVDVVLLLLEHKPNVNALDKDGCTALAIACREGHHEIANALLNAGAYVNIQDRAGDTNLIHAVKGGQRGVVESLLKKYADVDIAGKDKKTATYIAVEKGNIPILKLLLNANPDLEIATKDGDTPLLRAVRSRNAEIVQLLLDKKAKVSATDKKGDTVLHIAMRARSKAIVEILLRNPKNSQLLYRPNRQGETPYNIDINHPKTILGQIFGARRLNTNEDNENMLGYDLYSSALADILSEPSLSTPITVGLYAKWGSGKSFLLNKLREEMKNFARQWIDPVFQFSFLLFVVISHVSLLVGITIGLALQSWIVGLVCGISLIFITYTFLILVWYANKRYDWYWPYNFTVALTTKLNSLKLLLQVIFCHPPGSQVHDGVTVQPIKFYFTDQTRVGTTAAGENAVVQMVGSLYDSIENDFGSLSTRLYRAFRPKPDKSTTTWKWRHLCCLPYIVIFEFCFCSLLVGISVLTVYLIDISSSEPTIERVTAHIIMITVALILAVSVIANLYTWSRTLQALVFSQRRHLQRSISKLETLKSEGFIQTLRSEVSLMTEMVKCLDSFMAQQSRLVVVVDGLDSCEQDKVLLVLDAIQALFSDNGYPFVVILAIDPHIIAKAVEVNSRRLFTESNIGGHDYLRNMVHLPFYLQNSGLRKVKVAQQTAQHSRKTTWTEAEESVNYTAASTMHHSVSNRRLSTESGIMNSNEKLKPQSRKGSRKLRLSESIASSIGSNLNRLGGAQDLNKMLLTDDYFSDVNPRSMRRLMNVVYVTGRLLKAFQIDFNWYHLASWINITEQWPFRTSWLILHYDMYEESLDDSMSLKSLYDKIRPQIPVLKEVQPLLEMDRDERKLDIFLTFHRSSLLVSDMKIFLPFTINLDPYIKKKIKEEQQSIEEETGLGPYKQYSPWTMPGGNHEQWNASRTGLINRTMKLARTPSVQGHAPVPSTSSWCIQPPSFDWQTPPWVQIPPMEPSLKPLSATTTLPSEILEIKLSSLTVNGVCDLIDRIESLNHNQAPQYKNVIKENNINGRVLLHCELQELKKVLKMAFGDWELFRMVVVSLRELELSSFSTHEEGPRSVRFTVGSEQIQRKDHALQCNSIRVPVHVEKEKGTSRTDGPPRRDQAKQSIMEKQFQVTLEEQMICGALQTLNEEACEDVLDVPSPAVVPSDSLPGFGTAAAQDTDYVILQSNPLLHWVPVNDEPETSDDSSLESTVHLQRTNSQRSITSQLSTRSVCSFGRRDPKKGGGNANTSRPSSLFVSPPPSPRPAFRSKSTDENYVANNIPLKPTISSPTKKRRSTSTLNEEIVISVSVPTSSLEKLTKLKDRLMGTLPASSGPGESEDESTPLVSELSTPTHSQSDSVFKHDCSEENSSSISSNKSIPRDGERSVDVDYSDTVSLMVREPSHVRFLSRQDAKEWDNPETPV; from the exons ATGGTATCGCTCTGCTACCGATCTCTTGCCAGCTACATCACAGATGATAACCTCGCTGGTCTTCAGAACTTCTTTGAAAATAAGAGAGTGCAGGTCGACGATCGAGACGAG AATGGTAGCACAGCCCTCATCCTCGCAGCAACTAAGGGGAAGATACACTTTGTACGGGAGCTTATCAACCATGGAGCGGACATTAATGCAGAAGACGGG GATAACTGGACAGCGTTGCTTTGCGCGGCCAAGGAAGGTCACACTGACGTCTGCCTCGAATTACTCGAGCATGGCGCCGAGTTGGAACACAGAGATATG GGAGGGTGGACAGCACTTATGTGGGCGACGTATAAGGGTAGGTCGCCAACGGTGACGATGCTGCTAGCACGTGGAGCTGACGTCAATGCACATGGAAATTTTCATATATCCTCCTTGTTATGGGCTGCAGGCAGAGGTTACCCTGACATTGTTAAAGATCTCATTGCTCATGGTGCTAAAGTTAATGTTGGCGATAAG TATGGCACCACAGCGTTGGTGTGGGCATCGCGTAAAGGGAATGTAGAAATTGTAGATACTCTCTTAAAAGCTGGTGCTAATGTTGATACTGCTGGCATG TATTCGTGGACTGCTCTTCTTGTGGCCACCCTTGGTAATCACGTCGACGTCGTACTACTCCTTTTGGAACACAAACCAAACGTGAATGCTCTGGATAAGGATGGCTGCACGGCCCTAGCGATAGCTTGTCGAGAAGGGCATCACGAGATAGCAAATGCACTTTTAAACGCTGGTGCTTATGTGAACATTCAAGACAGAGCTGGGGATACGAACTTAATTCATGCTGTAAAAGGCGGTCAGAGAGGAGTGGTTGAATCTCTTTTAAAGAAGTATGCCGACGTCGACATCGCCGGAAAG GATAAGAAAACCGCAACTTACATAGCAGTAGAAAAAGGCAATATACcgatattaaaattgttactaAACGCTAACCCAGACTTGGAGATCGCGACGAAAGACGGCGACACACCGCTACTGCGGGCAGTTAGGTCGCGGAACGCCGAAATCGTGCAATTACTGCTGGACAAGAAAGCCAAGGTCTCAGCCACCGACAAAAAGGGCGACACAGTGCTTCATATAGCAATGCGAGCAAGATCAAAAGCAATCGTCGAGATATTATTGAGAAATCCGAAAAATAGTCAGCTACTTTACCGTCCAAATAGGCAAGGCGAAACCCCATACAACATTGACATTAATCATCCAAAGACTATACTTGGACAAATATTCGGCGCAC GACGCCTTAATACCAACGAAGATAATGAAAATATGCTTGGTTATGACTTGTACAGCAGTGCATTGGCAGATATTCTCAGCGAACCATCCCTTTCGACACCTATAACGGTTGGTCTTTATGCAAAATGGGGTTCTGGGAAGTCTTTCTTATTGAATAAATTGAGAG AGGAGATGAAAAATTTTGCTCGTCAATGGATAGATCCTGTATTCCAATTCTCTTTCTTACTTTTTGTAGTGATATCCCATGTATCGTTATTGGTGGGTATCACTATAGGTCTTGCTCTGCAGTCGTGGATCGTTGGTCTTGTCTGTGGTATAAGTCTTATTTTCATTACGTATACTTTTTTGATACTTGTCTGGTATGCTAACAAAAG ATACGATTGGTACTGGCCATACAATTTTACTGTTGCTTTGACTACAAAGTTAAATTCATTGAAGCTGTTACTTCAAGTGATTTTCTGTCATCCCCCTGGTAGCCAAGTTCATGATGGTGTGACTGTTCAACCAATCAAGTTTTACTTCACTGATCAGACTCGAGTCGGCACAACTGCTGCTGGAGAAAACGCAGTAGTACAAATGGTGGGATCTCTTTATGATtccattgaaaatgattttggTTCTTTATCCACGAGATTGTACAGAGCGTTCAGGCCAAAGCCTGATAAATCAACTACAACTTGGAAGTGGAGACATCTTTGTTGTCTACCGTACATAGTCATATTCGAATTCTGCTTTTGCAGTTTACTTGTTGGTATTTCCGTGCTTACCGTCTACCTCATCGACATTTCTAGCAGCGA GCCAACAATAGAGAGAGTTACGGCACACATAATTATGATAACTGTTGCCTTAATACTAGCTGTCAGTGTAATAGCAAATTTGTATACATGGAGCCGAACTTTGCAAGCGCTTGTTTTCTCTCAAAGGCGGCACCTTCAACGCAGCATTTCTAAGTTAGAAACTTTAAAAAGCGAAGGCTTCATACAAACGCTGAGAAGCGAAGTCAGTTTAATGACAGAAATG GTCAAATGTCTAGATAGTTTCATGGCCCAACAAAGTAGATTAGTAGTAGTCGTGGATGGTTTGGACAGTTGTGAGCAAGACAAAGTGTTATTAGTTTTAGATGCTATACAAGCATTATTTAGTGATAATGGTTATCCATTTGTTGTAATATTAGCAATTGATCCACATATTATTGCCAAG GCAGTAGAAGTCAATAGTAGAAGATTATTCACAGAATCTAATATTGGAGGGCACGATTATTTGCGCAATATGGTACATCTtccattttatttacaaaatagtGGTTTACGGAAGGTGAAAGTTGCTCAACAAACTGCCCAACATAGCAGAAAGACCACTTGGACTGAAGCAGAAGAGAGTGTTAATTACACCGCTGCTAGTACAATGCATCATTCGGTTTCTAATAGAAGACTCAGTACAGAATCTGGTATAATGAATAGTAATGAAAAGTTGaaacctcaaagtagaaaaggCAGTAGAAAACTGCGTTTAAGCGAGTCGATTGCCAGTAGCATTGGGAGCAATTTAAATCGCCTGGGCGGTGCACAGGATCTTAATAAAATGCTTCTCACTGACGATTATTTTAGCGACGTAAACCCTCGTAGTATGAGGAGATTAATGAACGTTGTTTATGTCACTG GGAGGTTGTTAAAAGCATTCCAAATTGACTTTAATTGGTATCATCTAGCCAGTTGGATCAATATCACAGAGCAATGGCCATTTAGAACATCTTGGTTGATCCTGCATTATGATATGTATGAAGAAAGTTTAGATGATTCCATGTCATTAAAAAGTCTTTACGATAA GATACGTCCCCAAATACCGGTACTTAAGGAAGTTCAGCCTCTTTTAGAAATGGATAGAGATGAACGTAAGCTGGATATTTTCCTGACTTTCCATCGTTCCAGCCTACTCGTTAGTGATATGAAGATATTCTTGCCATTTACCATTAATCTTGATCCCTATATTAAGAAAAAAATCAAAGAAGAGCAACAAAGCATAGAAGAAGAAACAGGACTTGGACCATACAAACAGTACAGCCCTTGGACTATGCCCGGTGGTAATCATGAGCAATGGAATGCAAGTAGAACCGGTTTAATTAATCGTACCATGAAATTAGCTAGAACACCAAGCGTACAAGGACATGCGCCGGTACCATCGACTTCATCTTGGTGTATTCAGCCTCCCTCGTTTGATTGGCAAACTCCACCTTGGGTACAAATACCTCCTATGGAACCCTCGCTTAAACCACTTTCTGCAACTACAACTCTACCG tCCGAAATTTTAGAGATAAAACTTTCGTCTCTAACAGTAAATGGTGTTTGCGACCTTATTGATAGAATCGAAAGTTTAAATCACAATCAAGCACCACAGTACAAAAAcgttattaaagaaaataacaTCAATGGCAGAGTTTTACTACACTGCGAGTTACAAGAGTTGAAAAAA GTCCTTAAAATGGCGTTTGGAGATTGGGAACTGTTCCGCATGGTGGTTGTGTCACTTAGAGAATTAGAACTGTCGTCATTTAGCACGCACGAAGAAGGTCCCCGCAGCGTACGATTCACTGTAGGATCAGAACAAATTCAACGGAAAG ACCATGCTTTGCAATGTAATTCGATACGTGTACCTGTACATGTTGAAAAAGAGAAGGGAACATCAAGAACTGATGGTCCTCCTAGACGAGATCAAGCTAAGCAATCCATTATGGAAAAGCAA TTTCAGGTAACCTTGGAAGAACAAATGATTTGCGGAGCACTACAGACTTTAAATGAGGAAGCTTGCGAAGATGTATTAGACGTACCATCTCCGGCAGTGGTACCATCAGACTCACTCCCAG GATTCGGCACAGCAGCAGCTCAGGACACAGATTACGTGATCCTACAATCTAATCCACTTCTGCATTGGGTACCAGTTAACGACGAACCAGAAACATCGGACGACAGCTCGCTGGAGTCCACGGTTCACCTTCAGCGTACAAATTCTCAACGTAGCATCACATCCCAACTTAGCACAAGATCGGTTTGTTCGTTTGGACGTAGAGATCCGAAAAAAGGTGGTGGCAATGCCAACACTAGTAGACCATCTTCTCTGTTTGTCTCTCCACCACCTTCTCCTAGACCTGCCTTCAGGTCCAAATCGACAGACGAAAATTACGTAGCAAACAATATACCCCTAAAACCGACTATCTCGTCGCCTACCAAGAAACGACGATCCACGTCaacattaaacgaggagatagtCATATCAGTATCCGTTCCAACTTCCAGCCTGGAGAAGTTAACGAAACTAAAAGATCGTTTAATGGGAACTCTGCCTGCTTCGTCTGGTCCAGGAGAAAGCGAGGATGAATCTACACCGTTGGTTTCCGAATTGTCTACTCCGACCCATTCACAATCTGACAGTGTGTTCAAACATGATTGTAGCGAGGAGAATAGCAGCTCGATCTCGTCGAACAAAAGTATACCTCGAGACGGAGAACGATCCGTTGATGTTGATTATTCCGACACAGTTAGCTTAATGGTGCGAGAACCATCGCATGTACGTTTTCTCTCGCGACAGGACGCAAAAGAGTGGGACAATCCCGAAACACCTGTCTGA
- the Arms gene encoding ankyrin repeat-rich membrane spanning isoform X5, translated as MTTRNLEKMLRLTTLSRTLHRTDSMVSLCYRSLASYITDDNLAGLQNFFENKRVQVDDRDENGSTALILAATKGKIHFVRELINHGADINAEDGDNWTALLCAAKEGHTDVCLELLEHGAELEHRDMGGWTALMWATYKGRSPTVTMLLARGADVNAHGNFHISSLLWAAGRGYPDIVKDLIAHGAKVNVGDKYGTTALVWASRKGNVEIVDTLLKAGANVDTAGMYSWTALLVATLGNHVDVVLLLLEHKPNVNALDKDGCTALAIACREGHHEIANALLNAGAYVNIQDRAGDTNLIHAVKGGQRGVVESLLKKYADVDIAGKDKKTATYIAVEKGNIPILKLLLNANPDLEIATKDGDTPLLRAVRSRNAEIVQLLLDKKAKVSATDKKGDTVLHIAMRARSKAIVEILLRNPKNSQLLYRPNRQGETPYNIDINHPKTILGQIFGARRLNTNEDNENMLGYDLYSSALADILSEPSLSTPITVGLYAKWGSGKSFLLNKLREEMKNFARQWIDPVFQFSFLLFVVISHVSLLVGITIGLALQSWIVGLVCGISLIFITYTFLILVWYANKRYDWYWPYNFTVALTTKLNSLKLLLQVIFCHPPGSQVHDGVTVQPIKFYFTDQTRVGTTAAGENAVVQMVGSLYDSIENDFGSLSTRLYRAFRPKPDKSTTTWKWRHLCCLPYIVIFEFCFCSLLVGISVLTVYLIDISSSEPTIERVTAHIIMITVALILAVSVIANLYTWSRTLQALVFSQRRHLQRSISKLETLKSEGFIQTLRSEVSLMTEMVKCLDSFMAQQSRLVVVVDGLDSCEQDKVLLVLDAIQALFSDNGYPFVVILAIDPHIIAKAVEVNSRRLFTESNIGGHDYLRNMVHLPFYLQNSGLRKVKVAQQTAQHSRKTTWTEAEESVNYTAASTMHHSVSNRRLSTESGIMNSNEKLKPQSRKGSRKLRLSESIASSIGSNLNRLGGAQDLNKMLLTDDYFSDVNPRSMRRLMNVVYVTGRLLKAFQIDFNWYHLASWINITEQWPFRTSWLILHYDMYEESLDDSMSLKSLYDKIRPQIPVLKEVQPLLEMDRDERKLDIFLTFHRSSLLVSDMKIFLPFTINLDPYIKKKIKEEQQSIEEETGLGPYKQYSPWTMPGGNHEQWNASRTGLINRTMKLARTPSVQGHAPVPSTSSWCIQPPSFDWQTPPWVQIPPMEPSLKPLSATTTLPSEILEIKLSSLTVNGVCDLIDRIESLNHNQAPQYKNVIKENNINGRVLLHCELQELKKVLKMAFGDWELFRMVVVSLRELELSSFSTHEEGPRSVRFTVGSEQIQRKDHALQCNSIRVPVHVEKEKGTSRTDGPPRRDQAKQSIMEKQFQVTLEEQMICGALQTLNEEACEDVLDVPSPAVVPSDSLPGFGTAAAQDTDYVILQSNPLLHWVPVNDEPETSDDSSLESTVHLQRTNSQRSITSQLSTRSVCSFGRRDPKKGGGNANTSRPSSLFVSPPPSPRPAFRSKSTDENYVANNIPLKPTISSPTKKRRSTSTLNEEIVISVSVPTSSLEKLTKLKDRLMGTLPASSGPGESEDESTPLVSELSTPTHSQSDSVFKHDCSEENSSSISSNKSIPRDGERSVDVDYSDTVSLMVREPSHVRFLSRQDAKEWDNPETPV; from the exons ACCTTGCATCGGACTGACTCGATGGTATCGCTCTGCTACCGATCTCTTGCCAGCTACATCACAGATGATAACCTCGCTGGTCTTCAGAACTTCTTTGAAAATAAGAGAGTGCAGGTCGACGATCGAGACGAG AATGGTAGCACAGCCCTCATCCTCGCAGCAACTAAGGGGAAGATACACTTTGTACGGGAGCTTATCAACCATGGAGCGGACATTAATGCAGAAGACGGG GATAACTGGACAGCGTTGCTTTGCGCGGCCAAGGAAGGTCACACTGACGTCTGCCTCGAATTACTCGAGCATGGCGCCGAGTTGGAACACAGAGATATG GGAGGGTGGACAGCACTTATGTGGGCGACGTATAAGGGTAGGTCGCCAACGGTGACGATGCTGCTAGCACGTGGAGCTGACGTCAATGCACATGGAAATTTTCATATATCCTCCTTGTTATGGGCTGCAGGCAGAGGTTACCCTGACATTGTTAAAGATCTCATTGCTCATGGTGCTAAAGTTAATGTTGGCGATAAG TATGGCACCACAGCGTTGGTGTGGGCATCGCGTAAAGGGAATGTAGAAATTGTAGATACTCTCTTAAAAGCTGGTGCTAATGTTGATACTGCTGGCATG TATTCGTGGACTGCTCTTCTTGTGGCCACCCTTGGTAATCACGTCGACGTCGTACTACTCCTTTTGGAACACAAACCAAACGTGAATGCTCTGGATAAGGATGGCTGCACGGCCCTAGCGATAGCTTGTCGAGAAGGGCATCACGAGATAGCAAATGCACTTTTAAACGCTGGTGCTTATGTGAACATTCAAGACAGAGCTGGGGATACGAACTTAATTCATGCTGTAAAAGGCGGTCAGAGAGGAGTGGTTGAATCTCTTTTAAAGAAGTATGCCGACGTCGACATCGCCGGAAAG GATAAGAAAACCGCAACTTACATAGCAGTAGAAAAAGGCAATATACcgatattaaaattgttactaAACGCTAACCCAGACTTGGAGATCGCGACGAAAGACGGCGACACACCGCTACTGCGGGCAGTTAGGTCGCGGAACGCCGAAATCGTGCAATTACTGCTGGACAAGAAAGCCAAGGTCTCAGCCACCGACAAAAAGGGCGACACAGTGCTTCATATAGCAATGCGAGCAAGATCAAAAGCAATCGTCGAGATATTATTGAGAAATCCGAAAAATAGTCAGCTACTTTACCGTCCAAATAGGCAAGGCGAAACCCCATACAACATTGACATTAATCATCCAAAGACTATACTTGGACAAATATTCGGCGCAC GACGCCTTAATACCAACGAAGATAATGAAAATATGCTTGGTTATGACTTGTACAGCAGTGCATTGGCAGATATTCTCAGCGAACCATCCCTTTCGACACCTATAACGGTTGGTCTTTATGCAAAATGGGGTTCTGGGAAGTCTTTCTTATTGAATAAATTGAGAG AGGAGATGAAAAATTTTGCTCGTCAATGGATAGATCCTGTATTCCAATTCTCTTTCTTACTTTTTGTAGTGATATCCCATGTATCGTTATTGGTGGGTATCACTATAGGTCTTGCTCTGCAGTCGTGGATCGTTGGTCTTGTCTGTGGTATAAGTCTTATTTTCATTACGTATACTTTTTTGATACTTGTCTGGTATGCTAACAAAAG ATACGATTGGTACTGGCCATACAATTTTACTGTTGCTTTGACTACAAAGTTAAATTCATTGAAGCTGTTACTTCAAGTGATTTTCTGTCATCCCCCTGGTAGCCAAGTTCATGATGGTGTGACTGTTCAACCAATCAAGTTTTACTTCACTGATCAGACTCGAGTCGGCACAACTGCTGCTGGAGAAAACGCAGTAGTACAAATGGTGGGATCTCTTTATGATtccattgaaaatgattttggTTCTTTATCCACGAGATTGTACAGAGCGTTCAGGCCAAAGCCTGATAAATCAACTACAACTTGGAAGTGGAGACATCTTTGTTGTCTACCGTACATAGTCATATTCGAATTCTGCTTTTGCAGTTTACTTGTTGGTATTTCCGTGCTTACCGTCTACCTCATCGACATTTCTAGCAGCGA GCCAACAATAGAGAGAGTTACGGCACACATAATTATGATAACTGTTGCCTTAATACTAGCTGTCAGTGTAATAGCAAATTTGTATACATGGAGCCGAACTTTGCAAGCGCTTGTTTTCTCTCAAAGGCGGCACCTTCAACGCAGCATTTCTAAGTTAGAAACTTTAAAAAGCGAAGGCTTCATACAAACGCTGAGAAGCGAAGTCAGTTTAATGACAGAAATG GTCAAATGTCTAGATAGTTTCATGGCCCAACAAAGTAGATTAGTAGTAGTCGTGGATGGTTTGGACAGTTGTGAGCAAGACAAAGTGTTATTAGTTTTAGATGCTATACAAGCATTATTTAGTGATAATGGTTATCCATTTGTTGTAATATTAGCAATTGATCCACATATTATTGCCAAG GCAGTAGAAGTCAATAGTAGAAGATTATTCACAGAATCTAATATTGGAGGGCACGATTATTTGCGCAATATGGTACATCTtccattttatttacaaaatagtGGTTTACGGAAGGTGAAAGTTGCTCAACAAACTGCCCAACATAGCAGAAAGACCACTTGGACTGAAGCAGAAGAGAGTGTTAATTACACCGCTGCTAGTACAATGCATCATTCGGTTTCTAATAGAAGACTCAGTACAGAATCTGGTATAATGAATAGTAATGAAAAGTTGaaacctcaaagtagaaaaggCAGTAGAAAACTGCGTTTAAGCGAGTCGATTGCCAGTAGCATTGGGAGCAATTTAAATCGCCTGGGCGGTGCACAGGATCTTAATAAAATGCTTCTCACTGACGATTATTTTAGCGACGTAAACCCTCGTAGTATGAGGAGATTAATGAACGTTGTTTATGTCACTG GGAGGTTGTTAAAAGCATTCCAAATTGACTTTAATTGGTATCATCTAGCCAGTTGGATCAATATCACAGAGCAATGGCCATTTAGAACATCTTGGTTGATCCTGCATTATGATATGTATGAAGAAAGTTTAGATGATTCCATGTCATTAAAAAGTCTTTACGATAA GATACGTCCCCAAATACCGGTACTTAAGGAAGTTCAGCCTCTTTTAGAAATGGATAGAGATGAACGTAAGCTGGATATTTTCCTGACTTTCCATCGTTCCAGCCTACTCGTTAGTGATATGAAGATATTCTTGCCATTTACCATTAATCTTGATCCCTATATTAAGAAAAAAATCAAAGAAGAGCAACAAAGCATAGAAGAAGAAACAGGACTTGGACCATACAAACAGTACAGCCCTTGGACTATGCCCGGTGGTAATCATGAGCAATGGAATGCAAGTAGAACCGGTTTAATTAATCGTACCATGAAATTAGCTAGAACACCAAGCGTACAAGGACATGCGCCGGTACCATCGACTTCATCTTGGTGTATTCAGCCTCCCTCGTTTGATTGGCAAACTCCACCTTGGGTACAAATACCTCCTATGGAACCCTCGCTTAAACCACTTTCTGCAACTACAACTCTACCG tCCGAAATTTTAGAGATAAAACTTTCGTCTCTAACAGTAAATGGTGTTTGCGACCTTATTGATAGAATCGAAAGTTTAAATCACAATCAAGCACCACAGTACAAAAAcgttattaaagaaaataacaTCAATGGCAGAGTTTTACTACACTGCGAGTTACAAGAGTTGAAAAAA GTCCTTAAAATGGCGTTTGGAGATTGGGAACTGTTCCGCATGGTGGTTGTGTCACTTAGAGAATTAGAACTGTCGTCATTTAGCACGCACGAAGAAGGTCCCCGCAGCGTACGATTCACTGTAGGATCAGAACAAATTCAACGGAAAG ACCATGCTTTGCAATGTAATTCGATACGTGTACCTGTACATGTTGAAAAAGAGAAGGGAACATCAAGAACTGATGGTCCTCCTAGACGAGATCAAGCTAAGCAATCCATTATGGAAAAGCAA TTTCAGGTAACCTTGGAAGAACAAATGATTTGCGGAGCACTACAGACTTTAAATGAGGAAGCTTGCGAAGATGTATTAGACGTACCATCTCCGGCAGTGGTACCATCAGACTCACTCCCAG GATTCGGCACAGCAGCAGCTCAGGACACAGATTACGTGATCCTACAATCTAATCCACTTCTGCATTGGGTACCAGTTAACGACGAACCAGAAACATCGGACGACAGCTCGCTGGAGTCCACGGTTCACCTTCAGCGTACAAATTCTCAACGTAGCATCACATCCCAACTTAGCACAAGATCGGTTTGTTCGTTTGGACGTAGAGATCCGAAAAAAGGTGGTGGCAATGCCAACACTAGTAGACCATCTTCTCTGTTTGTCTCTCCACCACCTTCTCCTAGACCTGCCTTCAGGTCCAAATCGACAGACGAAAATTACGTAGCAAACAATATACCCCTAAAACCGACTATCTCGTCGCCTACCAAGAAACGACGATCCACGTCaacattaaacgaggagatagtCATATCAGTATCCGTTCCAACTTCCAGCCTGGAGAAGTTAACGAAACTAAAAGATCGTTTAATGGGAACTCTGCCTGCTTCGTCTGGTCCAGGAGAAAGCGAGGATGAATCTACACCGTTGGTTTCCGAATTGTCTACTCCGACCCATTCACAATCTGACAGTGTGTTCAAACATGATTGTAGCGAGGAGAATAGCAGCTCGATCTCGTCGAACAAAAGTATACCTCGAGACGGAGAACGATCCGTTGATGTTGATTATTCCGACACAGTTAGCTTAATGGTGCGAGAACCATCGCATGTACGTTTTCTCTCGCGACAGGACGCAAAAGAGTGGGACAATCCCGAAACACCTGTCTGA